In a genomic window of Bacteroidetes bacterium SB0662_bin_6:
- a CDS encoding aminoacyl-tRNA hydrolase: MSKSKRLIVGLGNPGAEYEATRHNIGFEVADAVAERAGAVFEHGRGNVLLGWGRIRSYPVGIAKPLTFMNRSGKAISTLLGIWRMAPRQMLVIVDDINLAPGRLRLRASGSAGGHNGVQDIVDRLGHHDFPRLRIGVGNDFSRGGQVQHVLSPFSPRERLSMDEAVIRARDAVEAFVCEGISIAMNRFNRDVT; encoded by the coding sequence ATGTCAAAATCGAAGCGCCTCATCGTCGGGCTTGGGAATCCGGGCGCGGAATATGAAGCGACGCGGCACAATATCGGGTTCGAGGTGGCCGATGCGGTGGCGGAACGTGCCGGAGCGGTCTTCGAGCATGGGCGCGGAAATGTGTTGCTGGGGTGGGGGCGTATTCGCAGCTATCCCGTCGGAATCGCCAAGCCGCTGACCTTCATGAACCGCAGCGGCAAAGCCATTAGTACATTGCTTGGTATCTGGCGCATGGCCCCCCGGCAAATGCTCGTGATCGTGGACGACATCAACCTTGCGCCGGGCCGGTTGCGTCTGCGCGCTTCGGGAAGCGCCGGCGGACACAATGGGGTGCAGGATATTGTCGATCGCCTGGGCCACCACGATTTTCCACGGCTTCGCATCGGCGTCGGCAACGACTTTTCTCGAGGCGGACAAGTGCAACATGTACTGTCCCCGTTTTCTCCCCGAGAGCGATTATCCATGGACGAGGCCGTGATCCGGGCTCGGGATGCTGTAGAGGCGTTCGTGTGCGAGGGCATTTCGATCGCCATGAACCGATTCAACAGAGACGTAACCTGA
- a CDS encoding 50S ribosomal protein L25 yields MDTLTFDVEKRAVGKSAARAVRRAGNVPCVLYGHHMEPVIFQLAEEHLKKLVYTAETHIVEVRLDGKTFRCILKDAALHPVTDRPLHADFMALKTGEMLTLVVPVHFEGTPIGQREGGNVQVITHELEVRCLPRDIPSHIEVDISELSIGDAIHIRDLEWEGLTFQGRPEQTVVTVVQPRVVVEEVEEVEEEAEETDADEAVDSAEETEEGDA; encoded by the coding sequence ATGGATACTCTTACGTTTGACGTTGAAAAGCGCGCAGTCGGCAAGTCGGCGGCTCGCGCCGTTCGCCGCGCGGGCAATGTACCGTGCGTGTTGTATGGGCATCATATGGAGCCCGTGATTTTCCAGCTGGCTGAGGAGCACCTGAAAAAGCTTGTTTATACGGCGGAGACGCACATTGTGGAAGTGCGGCTGGACGGGAAAACGTTTCGATGCATTCTGAAGGATGCGGCATTGCATCCGGTTACGGATCGTCCCCTTCATGCCGATTTCATGGCGCTCAAGACGGGCGAAATGTTGACGCTCGTGGTCCCTGTCCATTTCGAGGGGACACCCATCGGGCAGCGCGAAGGCGGCAACGTGCAGGTCATTACGCATGAATTGGAAGTACGCTGTCTTCCCAGAGACATCCCCTCGCACATTGAGGTGGACATTTCGGAGTTGTCCATCGGAGACGCTATTCATATCCGTGATCTGGAATGGGAAGGTCTTACCTTTCAGGGGCGTCCCGAACAGACCGTCGTTACCGTGGTACAGCCGCGCGTCGTGGTAGAAGAAGTTGAGGAGGTTGAAGAGGAAGCGGAAGAGACCGATGCAGATGAGGCGGTCGATTCCGCAGAGGAGACGGAAGAGGGCGATGCCTAA
- a CDS encoding ribose-phosphate pyrophosphokinase → MNKSVRDTPISIFSGRSNPPLAEKIAAAYGQQLGELTIKDFADGEIYVRYGESIRGSDLFIIQSTQPGADHWLELLLLIDAAKRASAERVTAVMPYFGYARQDRKDQPRVSIAAKLMADMLATAGVHRILTMDLHAPQIQGFFDVPVDHLYGSGVLTSYFRKLQLDNVVVVAPDVGAIKVARSYARRLDAELAVIDKRRPRQNEAEVVNIIGEVAGRNVILIDDMCDTAGTLTRAAGALRKAGCKEIVAACTHALLSGPAYERIENSEISKVVVTDTIPLKRSSERIDVVSVAELFSDAIRRIYTEDSISTLFAD, encoded by the coding sequence ATGAACAAATCTGTCAGGGATACCCCTATTTCCATTTTTTCCGGGCGTTCGAATCCGCCGCTGGCGGAGAAAATCGCCGCCGCGTACGGACAACAACTCGGCGAGCTGACGATCAAGGATTTTGCAGACGGGGAAATCTACGTGCGGTATGGCGAATCCATACGGGGTTCGGATCTCTTCATTATCCAGAGCACGCAGCCCGGTGCGGACCATTGGCTCGAGTTGCTTCTGCTTATCGACGCGGCAAAGCGGGCGTCCGCGGAGCGGGTCACGGCAGTCATGCCCTATTTCGGCTATGCGCGGCAGGATCGGAAGGATCAGCCCCGTGTTTCCATTGCCGCGAAGCTGATGGCGGATATGCTGGCAACGGCCGGTGTTCATCGCATTCTTACGATGGATTTGCATGCTCCGCAGATTCAGGGTTTCTTCGATGTGCCAGTGGATCATTTATATGGATCCGGTGTTCTAACCAGCTATTTCAGGAAATTGCAACTCGACAATGTCGTAGTCGTAGCTCCTGATGTGGGCGCAATCAAGGTGGCGCGGTCGTACGCCAGGCGGCTCGACGCCGAACTTGCGGTTATTGACAAGCGGCGTCCCCGACAGAACGAAGCCGAAGTGGTGAACATTATCGGTGAAGTAGCCGGGCGAAACGTGATTCTTATTGACGATATGTGCGATACGGCGGGGACCCTGACCAGGGCAGCCGGGGCGCTCCGCAAAGCGGGATGCAAGGAAATCGTTGCGGCCTGTACGCATGCGCTGCTGTCGGGACCGGCCTATGAGCGGATAGAAAACTCGGAAATATCCAAGGTGGTTGTGACGGATACAATACCCTTGAAGCGTTCCTCGGAGCGCATCGATGTCGTCAGTGTCGCCGAGTTGTTTTCGGATGCTATTCGCCGCATTTACACGGAAGATTCCATTTCGACGCTGTTCGCGGATTAG
- a CDS encoding metal-dependent transcriptional regulator, translating to MLSQAVEDYIKAIYRIRQSGQPASTSDIARALNVSAASVTNMAKRLAQLGLAEYESYQGVRLTETGNKVALEIIRHHRLLELYLRNVMGYPWDKVHEEAELLEHHISEEFERKIDEMLGHPTHDPHGDPIPTREGEIAERNTNPLAAVEPGTHVTIERVSDEDPKLLDHLESLGLLPGAALEVIGKEPFEGPLKIRLCDREHILGYQLANHIFVDVSTEKT from the coding sequence ATGCTCAGTCAGGCCGTTGAAGATTACATCAAGGCCATTTACCGGATCCGGCAAAGCGGGCAACCGGCGTCCACCAGTGACATTGCCCGGGCCCTGAACGTCTCCGCCGCATCCGTCACGAACATGGCCAAACGGCTGGCGCAACTCGGTCTGGCAGAGTACGAATCGTACCAAGGCGTCCGGCTCACGGAGACGGGAAACAAGGTCGCTCTTGAAATCATCCGCCACCACCGCTTGCTCGAACTGTATCTGCGCAATGTGATGGGTTATCCCTGGGACAAGGTGCACGAAGAGGCGGAGTTGCTCGAACATCATATTTCCGAAGAATTCGAGCGCAAGATCGATGAAATGCTGGGGCATCCGACCCACGATCCGCATGGAGATCCCATTCCAACGCGCGAAGGCGAAATAGCCGAACGCAACACGAATCCCCTCGCCGCTGTGGAGCCCGGAACCCATGTCACGATCGAACGCGTGTCCGACGAAGATCCCAAATTACTGGATCACCTCGAAAGCCTGGGGCTGTTGCCCGGCGCTGCGCTCGAAGTCATCGGGAAAGAGCCTTTCGAGGGACCCCTGAAGATCCGCCTATGCGATCGGGAGCATATTCTCGGATACCAGCTCGCCAACCATATTTTTGTGGACGTTTCGACCGAAAAGACCTGA
- a CDS encoding 3'(2'),5'-bisphosphate nucleotidase, with amino-acid sequence MKYQAEFDVAVHAVRRAARVCMSVQKTLGQSALRKEDRSPVTVADFGSQAVVCHALQEAFPHDPVIGEEDSAVLRLPENKSVLDKVTTEVAQVLPGATHESVCAWIDRGTATGYTERFWTLDPIDGTKGFLRCDQYVVALALIMDGRITVAAMACPDLPCDAQGGNEKGAVFAAHRGEGAFQAPLHDTGDTVWQSIRVRTVATGAQARLCEPFESNHGSRRDVAAVATHLGVEAASLRIDSQAKYGVLARGDADIYLRLTARSGYIENIWDHAAGALIVEEAGGMVTDMAGRPLDFRCGAQLERNMGIVATNGLLHDVVLEALADATG; translated from the coding sequence ATGAAATACCAGGCAGAGTTCGATGTCGCCGTCCATGCGGTGCGCAGGGCGGCGCGTGTCTGCATGTCCGTTCAGAAAACGCTGGGACAATCCGCGCTCAGGAAAGAAGATCGTTCTCCGGTTACGGTTGCGGATTTTGGAAGTCAGGCGGTCGTATGCCATGCGCTGCAGGAAGCGTTTCCGCATGACCCTGTAATTGGCGAGGAGGATTCGGCTGTCTTGCGCCTGCCGGAAAACAAGAGCGTGCTTGACAAGGTGACCACCGAGGTGGCGCAGGTGCTTCCCGGCGCAACACACGAGTCGGTATGCGCCTGGATCGACAGGGGCACTGCGACCGGATACACCGAACGTTTCTGGACCCTGGATCCGATCGATGGTACGAAGGGATTTCTGCGGTGCGATCAGTATGTTGTGGCCCTGGCGTTGATCATGGATGGGCGGATCACCGTGGCGGCCATGGCTTGTCCCGATTTACCCTGCGATGCGCAAGGGGGTAATGAGAAGGGGGCCGTGTTTGCGGCGCACCGGGGGGAAGGGGCGTTTCAGGCTCCCCTTCACGACACCGGGGATACGGTCTGGCAGTCCATCCGGGTGCGTACCGTAGCCACCGGCGCGCAAGCCCGGCTTTGCGAGCCTTTCGAATCAAATCACGGCTCCCGCCGGGATGTGGCTGCCGTGGCGACGCATTTGGGCGTAGAAGCCGCCTCGCTCCGTATAGACAGTCAGGCGAAATATGGCGTACTGGCCCGCGGGGACGCGGATATTTACCTCCGTCTGACTGCCCGTTCGGGATATATCGAGAATATATGGGATCATGCTGCGGGCGCGCTCATTGTGGAGGAGGCAGGCGGCATGGTTACGGACATGGCAGGCCGCCCGCTTGATTTCCGGTGCGGTGCACAACTCGAGCGGAACATGGGTATTGTGGCCACGAACGGGCTTTTGCACGATGTGGTGCTGGAGGCGCTTGCAGACGCGACGGGATGA
- a CDS encoding type I restriction enzyme HsdR N-terminal domain-containing protein, whose amino-acid sequence MNLPACPLRIRSGAEKDSRYVFDPVRQKYVRLVPEEWVRVHFLHFLIRDCGYPPALIAVEMHFEYQGMSRRADIVAHDRQGIPSLMVECKAPEVRIGSAAFEQIAKYNRVVGARYLAVTNGLRHYCWPSDRPDDFMDCIPPFEAVSAGDPASDTQPTL is encoded by the coding sequence CTGAATCTGCCGGCCTGCCCTCTTCGCATCCGATCGGGGGCGGAAAAAGATTCCCGATACGTATTCGATCCCGTACGCCAAAAGTATGTGCGCCTTGTTCCTGAGGAATGGGTGCGCGTGCATTTTTTGCATTTTCTCATCCGGGATTGCGGCTATCCGCCGGCTCTTATTGCCGTTGAGATGCACTTCGAATACCAGGGCATGTCCCGTCGCGCCGACATTGTCGCGCATGATCGGCAGGGCATCCCGTCCCTGATGGTGGAATGCAAGGCGCCGGAGGTTCGCATAGGATCCGCGGCGTTTGAGCAGATCGCGAAATATAACAGAGTCGTCGGGGCGCGTTATCTTGCCGTAACCAACGGATTGCGCCATTACTGCTGGCCGTCTGATCGCCCGGACGATTTTATGGATTGCATTCCGCCTTTCGAAGCAGTTTCTGCAGGGGATCCTGCAAGCGATACCCAGCCAACCCTATGA
- a CDS encoding cytochrome P450, whose product MESTSVQFPIRLAEELILLMLDEQSGYLEMVPGWNFSCVMAGAVLADLALEDRIDTDLKALYLVDSHPTGDNLLDPTLKEIAESGETQDTQYWIERNTGRSDEIVTATLDRLVERKILDYESGGFWGLSRSVSRSGTYPASDLKVRQEAKARILSVILNDDSIPDPRDAILIALMHTCDGFKLLLEPEDYEDRLERIELVAKLDLIGRTVATAVRDSTATPRTRRVIQAKPIPKLRYIDILRQRDFRSGNIPKAMYGIFRNHGPVLELPFKMRKSRIIALMGPDTNQWVNKHGRFYLRSKDYIKDLESAFGASRTLPGMDGAEHYRMRKELKSAYSRSALARRLPELVHRCRQSLSRWSEGDVLRATKEFQNHISSQISHLTMGVDCSHYVDELLEYEHRALVTQVQGALPKFMLRTPKMKRYSKRVREFQESITTSHTPGQRKGKPPDLADAILGLHKSDPQFLPETDLTFPFVASMVASIYLGSGLAFTVYSMIRDPDLHEKIRKEAEALFGNGREPGPEDFTHDAIDATARLYMESLRVHPVIPWQLRMVMNECIVNGYQIPAKTVLLICQTAPHYSEELFKDPLEFDIDRYLPERSEHTTPGAYAPYGLGTHMCLGSRWVELQMAVNVLLIAYHLKLEVAPADYKLGINPFPTSAPNKKLKFRVAQIRNPI is encoded by the coding sequence ATGGAGAGTACGTCGGTACAGTTTCCGATACGTCTTGCGGAAGAACTGATTCTTCTGATGCTCGACGAACAGAGCGGGTATCTGGAAATGGTTCCAGGCTGGAACTTCTCCTGTGTTATGGCGGGAGCCGTACTTGCCGATCTTGCACTGGAGGATCGGATCGACACCGACCTGAAGGCGCTGTATCTGGTTGATTCCCACCCCACGGGAGACAACCTGCTCGACCCGACGCTCAAGGAAATCGCCGAATCCGGGGAGACCCAGGACACGCAGTACTGGATCGAGCGAAACACGGGTCGTTCCGACGAAATCGTTACGGCCACGCTCGATCGTCTGGTGGAGAGGAAAATTCTCGACTACGAGAGCGGGGGATTCTGGGGGCTTTCGCGCTCCGTTTCCCGGTCGGGCACCTATCCTGCTTCGGATCTGAAGGTTCGCCAGGAGGCCAAAGCGAGAATTTTGAGCGTCATCCTGAACGACGACAGCATTCCGGATCCGCGCGATGCCATTCTTATAGCCTTGATGCATACGTGCGACGGTTTCAAGCTGTTGCTCGAGCCGGAAGACTACGAGGACAGGCTCGAGCGCATCGAGCTTGTCGCCAAGCTGGATCTGATAGGGCGGACGGTTGCGACTGCGGTGAGAGACAGCACCGCCACACCGAGGACCCGCCGCGTTATTCAGGCCAAACCCATCCCGAAGCTCCGGTACATTGATATCCTGCGGCAGCGTGACTTTCGCTCGGGCAATATTCCCAAGGCGATGTACGGCATTTTCCGGAACCACGGGCCGGTCCTCGAATTGCCCTTCAAGATGCGTAAGTCACGCATAATCGCCCTGATGGGCCCGGATACCAATCAGTGGGTGAACAAACACGGGCGGTTCTATCTTCGCTCGAAGGATTACATCAAGGATCTGGAGAGCGCGTTCGGCGCATCCCGAACGCTGCCGGGGATGGATGGGGCTGAACACTACAGGATGCGTAAGGAGTTGAAGAGCGCCTATTCCCGTTCCGCGCTTGCACGACGGTTACCTGAGTTGGTCCACCGCTGCCGGCAATCGCTGAGTCGGTGGAGCGAAGGCGACGTGCTCCGCGCCACCAAGGAGTTCCAGAATCACATCAGCAGTCAAATCTCGCACCTCACGATGGGGGTGGATTGCAGCCATTACGTCGACGAATTGCTTGAATATGAACATCGGGCGCTGGTGACGCAGGTGCAGGGCGCCTTGCCGAAATTCATGTTGCGGACACCGAAAATGAAACGGTACAGCAAGCGCGTCCGGGAGTTCCAGGAATCGATCACCACATCGCACACGCCGGGACAGAGGAAGGGCAAGCCACCGGATCTTGCGGATGCAATCCTCGGACTGCACAAGAGCGATCCGCAGTTCCTGCCGGAAACGGACCTCACTTTTCCGTTCGTTGCGTCGATGGTCGCCAGTATATATCTCGGAAGCGGGCTTGCTTTTACGGTTTACTCCATGATTCGCGACCCGGATTTGCACGAGAAGATCCGTAAAGAAGCCGAGGCGCTTTTCGGGAACGGGCGCGAGCCGGGTCCGGAGGATTTCACTCACGACGCCATCGACGCCACGGCCCGCCTCTACATGGAGTCCTTGCGTGTGCATCCGGTGATTCCCTGGCAGTTGAGAATGGTTATGAACGAGTGCATCGTGAACGGCTACCAGATACCGGCCAAGACGGTGTTATTGATTTGCCAGACGGCGCCGCACTACTCCGAAGAATTGTTCAAGGACCCCCTGGAATTCGACATAGACCGTTATCTGCCGGAGCGATCCGAGCATACGACGCCGGGCGCCTACGCTCCCTATGGCCTCGGCACGCACATGTGTCTTGGAAGCCGCTGGGTGGAACTTCAGATGGCGGTCAATGTCCTGCTCATCGCGTACCACCTGAAACTGGAAGTGGCGCCCGCAGACTACAAGCTCGGAATCAATCCGTTTCCGACATCTGCCCCCAACAAAAAGTTGAAATTCCGGGTTGCTCAAATCAGGAACCCGATCTGA